In one window of Candidatus Scalindua sp. DNA:
- a CDS encoding ABC transporter ATP-binding protein/permease codes for MTKTSRSTPPKSTYFRLLGYLKPYWRRTLIIILLSATSAYIAVLPTQILGIAVDEIRLSDQSGQNGDSSHESIEFESGSRSSGRTSPIPLSRPLLTASDYVHERWFGDYHSTLFMLIFLAASFILMHTLGSGITMAHGFITSELGQRLVYDLRNQLYGHIQRFPLNYFENNKTGDIMSRLMNDVNSLEQAIVGPVITFITDMFKFVWILYFCMKLDWQLTSIVLIVCPFISLCTYNFGKRIRKIFRSLREKTGDLNALIQDNISGIRVIASFAKEEEELKRFKEKNYENYYLHVRILKLVSTLRPIVDLITETGAVVVICLGGYRVLQGQLSAGTFVIFFPYLQMMYGPITGLTRFYNQVQRAIASTERVFEVLDTPADLQDSPNAFDLPPVRGTVEFRNVHFGYHKDSEVLTDISLKALPGKMIAFVGPSGSGKTTLTNLIPRFYDPNRGDILIDGCNIKDVKLHSLRKQMAMVLQETFLFNDTVKVNIAYARSGASDDEIETAARAANAHDFIMGLANGYDSLIGERGVKLSGGQKQRIAIARAILANPRILILDEATSSVDTETEQLIQNAIYRLVKDRTTFVIAHRLSTILHADLIVVLENGRIVETGHHHQLLANGGLYKKLFEMQFNAKEMQRPETGAGDDEKPELTATEEPFIELDEPAQQKKWS; via the coding sequence ATGACAAAGACATCGAGGAGCACACCCCCGAAAAGCACCTATTTCAGATTGCTGGGTTATTTGAAACCCTACTGGCGAAGGACGCTTATTATCATCCTTCTTTCTGCAACCAGTGCATACATTGCTGTATTACCAACTCAAATATTGGGTATTGCGGTAGACGAAATAAGATTATCGGATCAGTCTGGACAAAACGGGGATAGCAGTCATGAAAGCATTGAATTCGAATCCGGCAGTCGATCGTCCGGACGAACAAGTCCCATACCCCTTTCCAGACCGCTCTTGACGGCTTCCGATTATGTACATGAGCGCTGGTTCGGAGATTACCATTCCACTCTCTTTATGCTTATATTTCTTGCCGCAAGCTTCATACTTATGCATACCCTGGGCAGCGGAATCACCATGGCTCACGGTTTTATTACCTCTGAGTTGGGACAAAGGCTCGTTTATGATCTGCGGAACCAGCTCTATGGGCACATCCAGCGATTTCCTCTCAACTATTTTGAAAACAACAAGACCGGCGACATTATGAGCCGCCTCATGAACGATGTCAATTCACTGGAACAGGCGATTGTCGGCCCGGTAATCACCTTTATTACCGACATGTTCAAGTTTGTATGGATACTCTATTTTTGTATGAAACTCGATTGGCAGCTTACGAGTATCGTCTTAATTGTCTGTCCCTTTATCTCCCTCTGCACCTATAATTTTGGAAAGAGGATACGGAAAATTTTCCGTTCTCTCAGGGAGAAGACCGGTGATCTCAATGCGCTCATTCAGGATAACATCTCCGGTATCCGCGTGATTGCCAGCTTTGCCAAAGAGGAGGAAGAATTGAAACGGTTCAAAGAGAAAAACTATGAAAACTACTACCTGCATGTTCGGATACTCAAGCTTGTTTCTACCCTGCGACCGATCGTTGATCTGATAACCGAAACAGGTGCTGTAGTTGTGATCTGCCTGGGTGGATACAGGGTACTGCAGGGGCAGCTCTCCGCCGGTACCTTTGTCATTTTCTTTCCCTATCTCCAGATGATGTACGGCCCCATTACGGGACTAACACGTTTTTACAACCAGGTGCAACGGGCCATTGCCTCAACTGAACGGGTTTTCGAGGTGCTGGATACTCCCGCAGATCTGCAGGATTCTCCGAACGCTTTCGATCTCCCTCCCGTGCGGGGTACGGTTGAATTCAGAAACGTGCACTTCGGTTACCATAAGGATTCTGAGGTCTTAACGGATATTTCCCTAAAGGCGCTGCCGGGCAAGATGATTGCCTTTGTCGGGCCAAGCGGCAGCGGTAAAACTACCCTCACGAACCTGATACCCAGGTTTTACGACCCGAACAGGGGAGATATTCTCATTGACGGTTGCAATATAAAGGACGTCAAACTTCATTCTCTGCGAAAGCAGATGGCCATGGTACTCCAGGAAACCTTTCTCTTTAACGATACAGTCAAGGTAAATATTGCGTATGCACGTTCCGGAGCTTCTGACGATGAAATAGAAACCGCGGCAAGGGCAGCCAACGCCCACGACTTTATTATGGGGCTTGCAAACGGTTACGACTCTCTCATCGGTGAGCGGGGAGTTAAACTCTCCGGGGGGCAAAAGCAGCGTATCGCCATTGCCCGGGCCATCCTTGCCAATCCTCGAATTCTGATCCTGGATGAGGCTACCTCCTCCGTGGATACTGAAACCGAACAGCTCATTCAAAACGCTATTTACCGCCTGGTGAAAGACCGTACCACGTTTGTAATCGCCCACCGGCTTTCTACGATCCTCCACGCTGATCTGATCGTTGTGCTGGAAAACGGAAGGATAGTTGAAACAGGCCATCATCATCAGCTGCTCGCAAACGGTGGGCTGTATAAAAAACTCTTTGAAATGCAGTTTAATGCAAAGGAGATGCAAAGGCCCGAAACAGGAGCAGGTGATGATGAAAAACCGGAGCTGACCGCGACGGAAGAACCGTTTATTGAACTCGATGAACCCGCACAACAGAAAAAATGGTCATGA
- a CDS encoding DUF1848 domain-containing protein: MIISASRRTDIPAFYAEWFMNRIHAGFCEVQNPYNSHQVSRISLRAEDVDVIVFWTRNPKPLMPRLSELDSLGYRYYFLYTLMDNPGYLDPKMPDVETRIGTFRKLAEIIGPEKVIWRYDPIVLADDMTQDFHLQTYEKITSRLHGSTKRSIISFVDFYRKIQKRLDKIVHEGHFIERPKPDTMRDIITNLLEIAHRYGVEIYSCAEENEFHPYGVSPGKCVDDQLITRLFNISVTGKKDLTQRKNCHCVESRDIGSYNTCLYECVYCYATSNFDRAEKCHKLHNPESTQLPGR; encoded by the coding sequence ATGATAATCAGTGCCAGTAGACGTACGGACATTCCTGCATTTTATGCTGAATGGTTCATGAATCGTATTCATGCAGGATTCTGTGAAGTGCAAAACCCTTATAATTCTCACCAGGTCTCACGAATTTCGCTTCGAGCGGAAGACGTAGATGTCATTGTCTTCTGGACTCGCAACCCGAAACCTCTCATGCCCAGGCTGTCAGAGCTGGATTCACTCGGATACCGTTACTACTTTCTTTACACCCTGATGGATAATCCAGGATACCTCGATCCCAAAATGCCGGATGTGGAAACCAGAATAGGGACGTTTCGAAAACTGGCAGAGATAATAGGGCCGGAAAAAGTAATCTGGAGATACGACCCCATTGTTCTAGCTGACGACATGACACAGGATTTTCATCTTCAAACGTATGAAAAAATAACTTCCCGTCTGCACGGATCTACAAAACGATCCATTATCAGCTTTGTAGATTTCTACCGTAAAATTCAAAAACGTCTTGATAAGATTGTACATGAGGGCCATTTCATTGAGAGACCAAAACCCGATACCATGAGAGATATCATTACCAACTTGTTGGAAATTGCACACAGATACGGGGTGGAGATATATTCCTGTGCCGAGGAGAATGAATTTCACCCCTATGGCGTCAGTCCGGGTAAATGCGTTGATGATCAGCTGATCACCAGGCTCTTCAATATCTCCGTAACCGGCAAAAAAGATTTAACACAGCGAAAAAATTGTCACTGCGTAGAAAGCCGTGATATCGGGAGCTATAACACCTGCCTGTATGAGTGTGTTTACTGCTATGCTACATCAAATTTCGATCGTGCAGAAAAGTGCCATAAACTGCACAACCCGGAAAGTACTCAGCTGCCTGGAAGATAG
- a CDS encoding A/G-specific adenine glycosylase — translation MTEQGKPNKIQTPAAVRKFQKEIYSHYHEHGRDLPWRETGDPYCILVSEIMLQQTQVQRVLEKYDKFIKQFPDFPSLARAPLQKILSQWQGLGYNRRAMALKQIAQKVVNEFNGTLPSSGETLTTFPGIGKATAGAVTAFAYHQPAVFIETNIRRVYIHLFFKDRGDIRDTEILPIVQKTLDTSNPREWYYALMDYGVMIKGKYENPNRRSAHYNKQPPFEGSNRQIRGMILRLLIQESAVSEHEIVQKINKDEGKTGNILVQLVNEGFIKKGGGKFSLT, via the coding sequence ATGACTGAACAGGGAAAACCAAACAAAATACAAACACCTGCAGCTGTCCGTAAATTTCAGAAGGAGATCTATTCTCACTATCACGAACATGGACGTGACCTTCCCTGGAGGGAGACAGGTGATCCGTATTGCATCCTCGTTTCAGAAATTATGCTTCAGCAGACGCAGGTGCAGAGGGTTTTGGAAAAGTATGACAAGTTTATCAAACAATTCCCTGATTTTCCTTCGCTTGCCAGGGCACCGTTACAGAAGATACTCAGCCAGTGGCAGGGATTAGGCTATAACCGGCGGGCGATGGCCTTGAAACAGATTGCCCAAAAAGTTGTGAATGAGTTTAATGGCACTCTTCCCTCATCTGGAGAGACGCTTACGACATTTCCCGGGATAGGGAAGGCGACTGCCGGTGCAGTTACCGCCTTTGCGTATCACCAACCTGCCGTCTTTATTGAGACAAACATCCGCAGGGTATACATTCACCTCTTTTTTAAGGACAGGGGTGATATCAGGGATACCGAAATCCTCCCCATCGTACAGAAAACACTTGATACTTCAAATCCACGGGAGTGGTATTATGCACTTATGGATTATGGTGTAATGATAAAGGGAAAGTATGAAAACCCGAACAGGAGAAGTGCTCACTATAACAAACAGCCCCCTTTTGAGGGCTCCAACAGGCAGATTCGAGGAATGATACTCAGGTTGCTCATTCAGGAATCAGCTGTTTCAGAACATGAAATTGTGCAGAAAATCAATAAAGATGAGGGTAAAACAGGAAATATTCTTGTGCAGCTTGTCAATGAAGGGTTTATCAAAAAGGGGGGAGGAAAGTTTTCTTTAACGTAG
- a CDS encoding FAD-binding protein, giving the protein MTDYIVTVKQVPDITQITGNAFNPETGTLKRGMLPSVINKLDADALAFADKMRKLSPGKIICLTMGPPMSREVLVYSLSRGADSAVLLTDRALGGADTPATANPLAYAIKKIAENMFNGSDDYMVISGMQSVDGDTAQVPAQIAEELQIPCIAYATEVEFVDGKFQIEKIVAGGNQWVSPKQLPCVITVANCEYPLFASFQHSRWANKSAITNWSMEDIKPTLFGYDGSKTRVTRVFPPPKSSRKNREVDTIDEFVTELLADYKKGNSGSSSQSEEVDYRVPSQREGGTFQRTYESTEKECKVFEQVAQFLSSSGITQVEQLDESLVERVHEHLQKKLTKKTIGEMFEGYKTTEPSYTGDVWVVAEHDGQKMNDVTFELLGKASHLAKLLGLRVGTVLVGYKCRQMADELVAAGADDVYIIEDELLEDFRPVSYRKTVVDVIRRYDPQIVLFGATPQGRVLAPMVAYRLGCGLTADCTGLDIRDITKWGAVGILMQTRPALGGNIMATIITKDSKIQMATARPGVMKRIQTDSSRKGNIVEHSVDLDDSDIEYDIISTELGSESTNLATADVVVSGGRGLRNRDNFDKIVSDLAEVIGEKLNCQVERGASRAAVEQGFVGRPHQVGQTGTAVSPKLYIALGISGAIQHLIGIENAGIIVAVNSDPQAPIFKHSDYYIVGNAEEIVPQITEALRDR; this is encoded by the coding sequence ATGACCGATTATATTGTTACTGTTAAACAGGTCCCTGACATAACGCAAATAACAGGTAACGCTTTCAATCCTGAGACCGGCACCTTGAAACGGGGTATGTTGCCAAGCGTTATAAACAAGCTTGATGCAGATGCACTGGCATTTGCTGACAAAATGAGAAAACTGTCACCTGGTAAGATTATCTGCCTCACCATGGGGCCGCCCATGTCGAGAGAAGTTCTGGTTTATTCGTTGAGCCGCGGCGCTGACTCTGCTGTGCTCCTGACAGATAGAGCATTAGGGGGTGCGGATACCCCCGCGACAGCCAACCCTTTGGCATACGCTATAAAGAAGATAGCGGAAAATATGTTCAATGGAAGCGATGATTATATGGTAATATCAGGTATGCAGTCGGTTGATGGAGACACGGCTCAGGTACCCGCACAAATAGCGGAGGAGCTGCAGATACCCTGTATAGCGTACGCAACAGAGGTTGAATTTGTTGACGGTAAGTTCCAGATTGAGAAAATTGTTGCCGGTGGCAACCAGTGGGTAAGCCCCAAACAGCTGCCCTGTGTGATAACCGTTGCTAATTGCGAATACCCGTTATTTGCGTCATTCCAGCACTCACGATGGGCAAACAAATCTGCCATTACAAACTGGTCCATGGAGGACATAAAGCCTACGTTATTCGGGTATGATGGTTCCAAAACGCGGGTTACGAGAGTTTTTCCTCCACCCAAGAGCTCAAGAAAAAACAGAGAGGTTGATACGATTGATGAGTTTGTTACCGAATTGTTGGCTGATTATAAAAAAGGAAATTCTGGCAGCTCTTCTCAATCGGAAGAGGTAGATTACAGAGTTCCTTCTCAAAGAGAAGGGGGAACATTTCAACGTACGTATGAAAGTACTGAGAAGGAATGTAAGGTGTTTGAACAGGTTGCGCAATTCCTTTCCTCTTCCGGAATCACTCAGGTAGAGCAGCTAGATGAGTCCCTTGTTGAAAGGGTACACGAACATCTCCAGAAGAAACTGACAAAAAAGACGATAGGGGAAATGTTTGAAGGATATAAGACTACAGAGCCTAGTTATACAGGGGATGTCTGGGTAGTTGCAGAGCATGATGGTCAAAAGATGAATGATGTCACCTTTGAACTCCTTGGGAAAGCTTCTCATCTGGCGAAATTATTGGGTCTAAGGGTTGGTACGGTGCTTGTGGGGTATAAATGCCGGCAGATGGCAGATGAACTTGTTGCTGCGGGTGCAGACGACGTCTATATCATTGAGGATGAATTACTGGAAGATTTCAGGCCTGTTTCCTATCGAAAAACAGTCGTTGATGTGATAAGGAGATACGACCCTCAAATTGTTCTGTTTGGCGCTACACCTCAGGGAAGAGTCCTTGCACCCATGGTTGCTTATCGGCTCGGTTGCGGACTGACGGCTGACTGTACCGGATTGGATATTCGGGACATTACAAAATGGGGAGCGGTTGGAATATTGATGCAGACCCGCCCAGCGCTGGGTGGTAATATAATGGCTACCATTATTACAAAGGATTCGAAAATACAAATGGCTACAGCCAGGCCTGGAGTAATGAAGAGGATCCAGACTGACTCTTCAAGAAAAGGAAATATCGTAGAGCACAGTGTAGATCTGGATGATTCTGACATTGAGTATGACATTATCAGTACTGAATTGGGAAGTGAAAGCACAAATCTAGCTACCGCAGATGTAGTTGTATCAGGGGGCAGGGGGCTCAGGAACAGAGATAATTTTGATAAGATTGTGAGTGATCTGGCCGAAGTGATAGGGGAAAAACTTAACTGTCAGGTTGAACGCGGGGCATCGAGAGCCGCTGTTGAACAAGGTTTTGTCGGACGTCCCCACCAGGTTGGACAAACAGGGACTGCTGTCAGTCCTAAACTCTATATTGCACTTGGGATTTCCGGTGCTATCCAGCACTTGATCGGAATTGAAAACGCTGGAATAATTGTAGCCGTCAATTCTGACCCGCAGGCGCCTATATTCAAGCATTCAGATTATTACATTGTTGGAAATGCGGAAGAGATTGTACCACAGATCACTGAAGCGTTAAGAGACCGATAA
- a CDS encoding electron transfer flavoprotein-ubiquinone oxidoreductase, whose protein sequence is MAGKEKAYTHISLLVVGAGPAGLAAAIAAKSADKEIDIAVLEKGEALGNHNLSGAVLETGSLKRLLDDAMPDWLTIKGADTILERVVEEDDILFFPGKQLAVNISPLITIGKKLGLSLGQMSNEGSSIVSISRLTRLLGEIAVSLGIEIYTGFGVKEILYDRDRKKVHGVKLVDQGLDKEGHPQPNYIKGETITADVIILAEGTDGLVTEDLVTKTGLKRKNNQVFSVGVKEIIRVSKKQYELFGEKRVVHTMGYPLWSPIFGPAIFGGGFAYSSGDNEIAVGIIAGADWKYYNFNPQKALDAFKRHTFIRQFVDGGEVIEAGVKMIPEGGYYAVPRNMQPGTSGRIPGTVGYENVLIIGDSAGFVNMNKIKGLHNAIESGSLAGKAASQCMKNPEKAAQVYTDMLEHNPVMDEMRSAKNLRAVIARFGQAIGYPLSIVGNYLPRFSMEEDYKAMTSDEFTFDTPGEYDKSTFVSFAGTQHREEQPSHLSILEPSLCIDKCDPAFQRACITFCPAGVYEKIGINTHPANPSNCVHCKTCQRKCPFDNIRWTVPEGNGGPKYKQM, encoded by the coding sequence ATGGCGGGAAAAGAAAAAGCGTATACACACATTTCTCTCTTGGTTGTTGGAGCCGGGCCAGCCGGCCTTGCCGCGGCAATTGCTGCAAAAAGTGCGGACAAAGAGATAGATATAGCCGTTCTGGAAAAAGGGGAGGCTTTAGGGAATCACAATCTGTCGGGTGCTGTTCTGGAAACCGGTTCCTTAAAGCGTCTGCTCGATGATGCCATGCCTGATTGGCTGACTATAAAAGGTGCTGATACCATCCTCGAAAGGGTTGTCGAAGAAGACGACATACTATTTTTTCCCGGGAAACAGCTTGCTGTTAATATATCTCCGCTCATTACGATTGGGAAAAAATTAGGACTCTCCCTTGGTCAGATGTCTAATGAGGGAAGTTCCATTGTCTCGATAAGCCGGCTGACCAGGCTCCTTGGTGAAATTGCCGTGTCATTGGGTATAGAGATTTATACAGGCTTTGGTGTGAAGGAGATCTTATATGATCGGGACAGGAAGAAAGTTCATGGTGTTAAACTTGTTGATCAGGGGCTCGACAAAGAGGGGCATCCACAACCCAACTACATCAAGGGTGAAACGATTACGGCAGATGTTATAATCCTTGCTGAAGGAACTGATGGGCTTGTTACTGAGGATCTTGTTACAAAGACAGGTCTTAAACGTAAGAACAATCAGGTGTTTTCGGTTGGTGTTAAAGAAATCATCAGGGTAAGTAAAAAGCAGTATGAACTGTTTGGTGAAAAGCGGGTAGTTCATACGATGGGGTATCCGTTATGGTCGCCAATATTCGGACCAGCGATCTTTGGAGGCGGATTCGCGTACAGCAGTGGTGATAACGAAATTGCTGTCGGCATCATTGCCGGAGCTGACTGGAAGTATTATAACTTTAATCCGCAGAAGGCACTCGATGCTTTTAAACGGCACACTTTTATCCGACAGTTCGTCGATGGGGGAGAAGTTATTGAAGCGGGTGTAAAGATGATACCCGAAGGTGGATACTACGCTGTGCCTCGTAACATGCAGCCAGGTACGAGTGGAAGGATACCTGGCACGGTAGGCTACGAAAACGTATTGATAATTGGTGACAGTGCGGGTTTTGTAAACATGAATAAGATAAAGGGACTCCACAATGCCATAGAGTCAGGATCTCTTGCAGGCAAAGCGGCAAGTCAGTGTATGAAAAACCCGGAAAAGGCTGCCCAGGTCTATACTGATATGTTGGAACACAATCCGGTAATGGATGAGATGAGGTCTGCGAAAAACCTCCGTGCAGTGATCGCAAGATTCGGACAGGCAATCGGTTATCCCTTATCGATCGTGGGCAACTATCTTCCCAGGTTCTCCATGGAAGAAGATTATAAAGCCATGACCTCCGATGAGTTTACATTTGATACTCCCGGGGAATATGACAAGTCGACTTTTGTCTCATTCGCAGGCACCCAGCACAGAGAAGAACAGCCTTCGCATCTGAGCATTCTGGAACCCTCTCTTTGTATCGACAAGTGCGATCCTGCTTTTCAACGGGCATGCATAACATTTTGTCCTGCTGGCGTATATGAGAAGATCGGTATTAATACCCATCCAGCCAACCCTTCAAACTGTGTTCACTGCAAAACATGTCAGAGGAAGTGTCCATTTGACAATATCAGGTGGACGGTACCTGAAGGAAACGGCGGCCCCAAATATAAACAGATGTAA
- a CDS encoding Glu/Leu/Phe/Val dehydrogenase, translated as MSFLLSVLKQYDLVADKLELDDAIRERLRYPKRSLIVSIPTKMDTGKNKVFMGYRVQHDVTLGPSKGGIRYHPNVTLEEVSALAMLMSWKCGLMQLPYGGAKGGVCCNPKEMSEKEIESLTRRFTTEIIWAIGPQQDIPAPDMNTNMQTMAWMMDTYSMQKGSTVLGVVTGKPLVLGGSLGREEGTGRGVYYIVEESAKAIGKRLKGLRIAIQGFGNVASTAARLLSEKGCKVVAVSNSKGGIFNQNGINIKNLLLYAAEHQTISGFPDVDNITNEELLTLDCDVLIPAAIEGQITKSNAAGIKASIIVEGANGPTTPEADEILDSRGVLLIPDILANSGGVIISYFEWVQALQFYFWTEREVLERLKNIMADVFNRVLLLSRERKIDMRTTAWMLGIGRVSEAQKARGLFP; from the coding sequence ATGTCTTTTTTACTGTCGGTTTTAAAACAATATGACCTCGTTGCTGATAAGCTTGAGCTGGATGATGCAATTCGAGAGAGATTACGATATCCTAAACGCTCACTCATTGTATCTATTCCCACTAAAATGGATACGGGAAAAAACAAGGTGTTTATGGGTTACCGGGTGCAGCATGATGTTACCCTGGGGCCATCAAAGGGCGGTATCCGTTATCATCCGAACGTGACCCTTGAAGAGGTAAGCGCCCTGGCGATGTTGATGAGCTGGAAATGTGGATTGATGCAGCTGCCGTACGGTGGAGCCAAGGGCGGTGTATGCTGTAATCCGAAAGAGATGTCGGAAAAGGAGATAGAGAGTCTTACCAGGAGGTTTACGACAGAAATTATCTGGGCTATTGGCCCGCAACAGGATATACCTGCCCCTGATATGAATACCAATATGCAGACTATGGCATGGATGATGGATACCTATAGCATGCAGAAAGGAAGCACTGTACTGGGAGTAGTTACGGGCAAACCATTGGTATTGGGAGGCTCTTTGGGTCGAGAGGAAGGTACCGGAAGAGGAGTGTATTATATAGTGGAAGAGTCTGCAAAAGCTATTGGAAAAAGGCTGAAAGGGCTCAGAATTGCTATCCAGGGATTTGGAAATGTAGCTTCTACCGCTGCAAGGCTGCTTTCCGAAAAAGGGTGCAAGGTTGTTGCGGTAAGTAACAGCAAGGGCGGGATCTTTAACCAGAATGGCATTAATATTAAAAATTTATTACTCTATGCCGCGGAACATCAGACAATCTCCGGATTTCCTGATGTTGATAACATAACAAATGAAGAACTTCTTACTCTTGACTGCGATGTGCTGATACCTGCTGCGATAGAAGGGCAAATCACCAAATCCAATGCAGCCGGTATCAAGGCAAGTATAATTGTTGAAGGTGCTAACGGGCCAACTACGCCTGAAGCAGATGAGATTCTCGACAGCCGTGGTGTGCTCCTGATTCCGGATATACTCGCAAATTCTGGGGGTGTGATCATCTCATATTTTGAATGGGTACAAGCCCTTCAATTCTACTTCTGGACAGAACGCGAAGTTCTTGAGCGCCTAAAAAACATAATGGCAGACGTATTTAACAGGGTACTGCTGTTGTCTCGAGAAAGGAAAATCGATATGCGGACTACTGCATGGATGCTCGGTATCGGCCGCGTATCAGAGGCACAGAAAGCCAGAGGCCTGTTTCCCTGA
- a CDS encoding MarR family transcriptional regulator: MKSNFNSEGFRYLMKGLLSSINMLDKEMETKFCISSTRAQTLSTLKDKKSLKMSELSEQMFLTSSTMTRIVDNLIKDELVERGGDTCDRRVVVVKLTNKGKKLTKDIEEFKDKYFEAVKEKVEGNGTKEMFSSLKTLIDAFEDFKSTL; the protein is encoded by the coding sequence ATGAAAAGCAATTTCAATAGTGAGGGATTTAGATATCTGATGAAAGGCCTCTTGAGCAGTATAAACATGCTTGATAAGGAGATGGAAACCAAATTCTGCATATCTTCAACAAGGGCGCAGACACTCAGCACGTTAAAAGATAAAAAGAGTCTGAAGATGAGTGAGTTAAGCGAGCAGATGTTTCTGACTTCGAGCACTATGACACGCATAGTTGATAATCTCATTAAAGATGAGCTCGTCGAAAGAGGGGGCGATACATGCGACAGGCGCGTAGTAGTGGTGAAACTAACCAACAAGGGAAAGAAGTTAACAAAGGATATCGAGGAGTTTAAAGACAAATACTTTGAGGCCGTTAAGGAGAAAGTTGAGGGTAACGGGACAAAAGAGATGTTTTCATCGCTGAAAACGCTGATAGATGCTTTTGAGGATTTCAAATCAACATTATGA
- a CDS encoding carboxypeptidase M32, with protein MTIMGNYERLLETYKKSTILESIAEVLQWDQEVMMPEGALPVRAQQSSALAALEHDILTSDEMNVQLVSVEQENLDLDQAANVREIKRNFERARKVPNALVQELRETAITGVESWKAARKGNDFKIFLPSLRNVFALSRKVAEWIDPDKHPYEVLLESYEQDMSIEEIKSHLNTIKEHFVPLIAGIKGQEIDDSLITREVDVEKQIEFNRFIAKAIGYDFSKGRLDVSEHPFTSCYGRITTRYNTGWWSAISGTIHEAGHGMYEHHLPLKSFGLPLGQYCSMSVHESQSRLWENNVGKSKPFWKKFFPDLRNSYGFDVDLEEFYRIINKAEPNFIRIEADELTYNLHIILRFEIELGLIEGKIHFDELPEVWNQKFKEYLGIVPPADSLGVLQDIHWAWGNIGYFPTYTLGSMIAAQLFAAAENDIPGLAGSIEQGKFEELRSWLNRNIWSHGKRYLTRELIRRATGKDPAPDDYIDYLKSKYSEIYTL; from the coding sequence ATGACTATTATGGGTAATTATGAAAGGCTTTTAGAAACATATAAGAAATCAACAATTCTTGAATCTATTGCCGAGGTTCTCCAATGGGACCAGGAAGTGATGATGCCGGAGGGCGCTTTGCCGGTACGGGCACAGCAGAGCTCTGCTCTGGCAGCACTGGAACACGACATCCTGACATCTGATGAGATGAACGTCCAGCTTGTATCAGTAGAACAGGAAAATCTGGATCTTGACCAGGCTGCAAATGTGCGGGAGATTAAGAGAAATTTTGAACGTGCCAGGAAAGTTCCGAATGCATTAGTTCAGGAATTACGCGAAACCGCAATAACGGGTGTCGAATCCTGGAAAGCAGCTCGGAAGGGGAACGATTTCAAGATATTTTTACCCTCTCTCAGGAATGTTTTCGCCTTATCAAGAAAAGTTGCGGAATGGATAGACCCAGACAAACATCCGTATGAAGTTCTCCTTGAAAGTTACGAGCAGGATATGTCTATAGAGGAGATTAAAAGTCATCTCAATACAATAAAAGAGCATTTTGTCCCTCTTATTGCCGGGATTAAGGGCCAGGAAATAGACGATTCCCTGATTACCAGAGAGGTTGATGTTGAAAAGCAGATCGAGTTTAACCGTTTTATTGCCAAAGCAATCGGTTATGATTTCTCCAAAGGAAGATTAGACGTTTCAGAACATCCGTTTACATCCTGTTATGGCAGAATTACGACAAGATATAACACAGGATGGTGGTCAGCTATCTCCGGGACCATACACGAGGCTGGTCATGGTATGTACGAGCATCATTTACCTCTCAAATCTTTTGGCCTTCCTCTCGGACAGTATTGTTCCATGAGTGTTCATGAATCTCAATCGAGGCTTTGGGAAAACAATGTCGGTAAATCGAAACCGTTCTGGAAAAAGTTTTTCCCTGATCTCAGAAATTCGTACGGTTTCGATGTTGATTTAGAGGAATTCTATAGAATTATAAACAAGGCAGAACCGAACTTCATAAGAATTGAAGCTGATGAACTGACCTATAACCTGCACATCATTCTCAGGTTTGAAATTGAACTTGGCCTGATTGAAGGCAAGATACACTTTGACGAGCTTCCTGAAGTCTGGAATCAGAAATTCAAGGAGTATCTTGGTATTGTTCCTCCTGCTGATTCCCTTGGCGTGTTGCAGGATATTCATTGGGCCTGGGGCAATATCGGCTATTTTCCCACGTATACGCTAGGAAGTATGATAGCGGCGCAACTGTTTGCTGCCGCTGAAAATGATATCCCTGGTTTGGCGGGCAGCATAGAGCAGGGTAAATTTGAGGAACTGAGATCCTGGCTCAACAGAAACATATGGAGTCACGGGAAAAGGTATTTGACCCGGGAGTTGATAAGGAGGGCCACGGGAAAAGATCCGGCCCCGGACGATTATATAGACTATCTCAAAAGTAAGTATTCAGAAATCTATACGCTGTGA